ggttgtatttgctgttattgtttgggttaccgcaggttaccctgttatgaaagaatttttagtacatactttgctagtgtatacatttatattttaattacacaatttcttaattttataatagaatgtaggacttcatagatttgtattgtttatgtgatgtatatataaagttacctcagttgacttgagtttaatggttgtatttgttgttataattggggttacctcaggtaaccctgtcatgaatgaatacttcagatcattaattgaacttttataaaaaaaaaaaaaaaaaaagtttataattttaccagccatccccaccctacacgtacatacgaaatgaatgatcggtgaaaacaaataataaaatcatttgggaagtttgttgacatctttggtatttggtcacattaaaatttggtattaagatctatctaaataagaactatattttcgtgcgtatttaatcaatgacgcattaccacgattacctcagggcaccgattacctcagggcatacagcagcggacctaactgccacctgCTCGTGATATTAGCCAtaggaattttggcgggaaaatgttctctcttggtttttcatagctttatcattgaccagttaaagatCTCAAaagctattaaaaaataaataagattttataagacttttacaaatggcttaaaattataaatgtaaaagatttataaaaggaaaagTGGGGGTCCATGGCAAAAATGTTTAAGGCATTCagatggataaaaccagaggatttcgaaaatctgacaaaaattccaaaacatgacaagcaaacatccttaaactATAAAAACGAAAACACTTATGTTTCTTGAAGGTACCTTTATCGGAAAGAGTTGACCCAAGAGTTtggaaattaaaaacaataaaatgtcaaaaaggtAACGAAAGTGCTATAACACTAGAACAAATCTGGCAACAAGTGACAATACATAAAGTAACACTGACATGTTAACAAAACTGAATCTGTAGGGAAATGAATGCAAACTGATAATGTAATCTTTGCCCATCCCATTATCCGCGGTCAGAGTAAGTATATAACGTaaatacatgtatggtcagctttttttttaatttgatttaaacatgaatgtttagatttatattgataaaataagaaTGAGTATCAGTTTTGGTGTTAATTCATTGTTTTGAATTGAAAGAATCAAGATGATTTAACAGTAAATAAAGGGTGTCGCTTTTGAAGTGAAATTCGTGCTAAAAAGTAGTATGTCCTCGTTTTAAGGTTACGTGTAAATATTATATGAATGTGATATATGATACTGTATTATTAAtgattaattatgaaaattgatatTAAGATGTTGTTGCTTCAGGGAAAACATGTACTTCTATCTCAATTAAAGTAATGTGTATCGTAAATAAAAGCgtgtaaaaatatgcaataaATACGAAAATAACTATCGGTTATAGATGATAGTTCAATATCATCCGTCAACAAACTGACGTTCAAAGGCTGCACAAAGATTAGCCAAAAAGTCACGTGAATTATAATATTAGCTAATCGAATTGTGTTATTAATCATAGCAATTGCCGGTAACTTGCAGCACGTTCGGATCGTAGTGTAGTAGATTTGAAGAGTTTGACAAAATGGCTTTAGTAGGAACATGGAAGTATTTGTCTGCAGAGAAACTTGAGGAATATATGCAGGCAACTGGTAAGTtgaatatgaatcaaaattaaaattactttctatttcttttatatatttttatatctaattttcatttaattgtttATAATGTTATTATAGTCATCTAACAACAATTTAACGCACAAGTAGCTCCGGACAAGTTAGTGCATAAATTTTGTGTTTCCGTTTCCTATGATTGTAACaggaaaatcgaaaaaaaactaaCATATAACATGACCTTGcatatacatttacatgtacatgtttcaatatgtatatacatgaaatatgcaCAAAACTACCATGAATATATAGTGTGTCCTCTATCATATCGGCTTGCCTTTCAAATAAAGAAACTGTTTAACAGTACAATAATTGAATTTATAAACAAATCTAAGGAGTAGTTGAACATGCttgctttcaaatattttctaCGTGCCCAACCAAAAACGTTAATAATGTAAAAATGCGACTTTCTGCATCATCATTATATGACAGGACAAGAATTATATGAGGGCATTGATGGGGGTTTACAAAAAAGAGATTAATGAAAACAAtctataaagaatagagaaaacttgaccaaaaaaaataatgaggtgctaaaatataaagaatgaagAATAATGGGCACAAAATAAACAGAATAGAATTAATGGCCTAAAAATTAAGGATAAAGAAATGAAGGACCCCCTCCATACCATCATATATATGAACCCACGTTTTCACATTCCTGTTTATTTGATTTCTACTAGCGAAGAGAGACATGGTCGCTTAATATCTATTGTTCTACCAATAAGTACCAACATTGTAGCTAAGTATTGTTCcaagtttttataatttcaaatcatTATATAGTTCAACGTTTAATTGAGACAttgtctatttcttttttaaaactgaTAAATTGACTTGTTAGGGTTACTATTGAGTAGACCTTGATGAAAGGATGATATTTGATCCTTGAAAACCGGCTATATTTGAGTTTGgacagatttttttctctcatccCAAGGTCAGTTATGGACCTTTTGCATACAATAATGAGTTATGTCACGTGCAAATACGGTGGCAAAATCCAAACACGAGGAATCTGAGTTCATGGTATTTCTCAGAGCGGTTGCACTCCGCATAAAAGTATTCCGAACGCCAAAATGACCCTTACTGAGAAAAAGCCTTCCTGTCAGATTGGACAAGTCcagtaatacatatttttttctttatcagtccACCCTTAAGGTTGAGAATGGAAAGTCGGGTTGTTATAAAACTGgttgagagccgtggtgtagtggtagCTGCATCAGACTACAAACACAAAGGTTCTTGGTTTCGATCCCCGGTccggggagaaaatttcagggccttaatttttggctctcccttgacaccatttgctagtatggtcttgagaaacgatgatagtccgtcaaaaggggacgataaattatggctgacccgtgttaaaagAGAGCAATATCTCTCGCACGTAAAAGACAGCCTTGTAGATTTccaaaaagagcaggctaatgccgatCAAGGCAGAACTCGCACCCTCAAAGTGAAAAGggatttatataaattacaataacttgtttccctatccactttaaataaatatgttaaaactaaaacTGATTGATTTGTGTTTTCTCAATGTGTTTTGGGTAATTGAAAGACGACATTAAACACCCCAAGTACACGTGTGGTGAAAATTACGTTTACTGTTCCTGGTCCAGTTAGAAGACGGAAATATTCTAATCGAACCTCGTTTTCAACCCAAAATAACCTAAGTACGACCTTGTTATCTGAATTTGACTAATTTGTACATATTCGGATTAATCAGATAACTGCTGCAGTTTTATCTCCGATGACTAACTCTCCTGATAAAATATTGATAGATATATCCGCTGTGTCTTGAGAGTACGTGAAGTCAAGTACCGGGTACAAGTACAAATATCAAATAGTATAAAGTCAACTATTTTTACTAACATGTAATATACGGATGATTGACATCTTTTAAACTTTGAACTATTTTCCATCAGTCTTGTATTCGAAACAGAAGTCCTGATCTTTATATCTTTCAgcttaatttaaaaagaaataaacgtgtttcagtggcggatccagaacttttcctaagggggggccgctgactgacctaaggggggggccgctccagtcatgcttcaatgattccctatataatcaaccaaaattttaccacgaaaggggggccgggcccccccaggccccccccctggatccgcctatgttttTAGCTTCGGATCTGAGCCAAATGCACTCcataaaaaactactttaaaaagaaataaacgtGTTTAGCTTCGGATCTGAGCCAAATGCACTCCATAAAAAAActactttaaaaagaaataaacgtGTTTAGCTTCGGATCTGAGCCAAATGGGCTAAAATGCACTCCATAAAAAAAACTACGTTTACCGTCCCACATCACCCCTTCAGTAAATCTGAAATAtaaaagtgtttgtttttttcaaatcaataaaCACTTTTATTCAATAGGTTTATAGCTTTTGAACATCTTTGAATACTATCAAAAAGTcgcaaattatcaaaattatcaaaatattgaaGTTTAGAAATTAATATtctaatcatttaaaaatatctaTGTATGATGTTAGCCGGGAAAAATGCGAAAAAAGCTCTCCCAATCGGAAATTTTTTCCTTGAAAACCAAACAATTAAATTTTACCTATGAAATGCCCAACTACAACAACGTTTAAAATAAAAAGCAAGAAAAACTAATAGTTCCAACTGTTTGTTCTCTTCGAGTTACTTTTTCCAAGATATTACAAAATTGTGACATTAAAAAATAACCATAActttaaattttgttgttttttaatgatattttttaaaaccaCGAACAAAGAATCGAGCAGTATAGCTTGACACATCTTTAAAATCAATCTACCAATATAATAAGCAAAATTTTgaggacaaaaaaatatttaaaacagatTTGAATGACACATTGCATTTACATTTAAGGTGTACCAGAAAATCTACGTGAGGTTGCCAGGAAGAACCAGCCAACTATGGAAATCTCACAGAATGGTGACAGTTGGACTATAAAGACTATAGTAGGAGACAAAATAAAAGATAGTACTTTTACAATAGGACAGAAATTTCAATCTACTTCCCTAATTGGTCAACCATTAAAGGTACGTTGACCATACTAGGTTGTGTTATTTCTGGTTCTTTTCCAAAATCTACCGCTTATCAAATTGTCAATACTCTATGATAATACCAGATTACGAAGGGTTTTGATGACTCAACAAAACCCATCTGTCAAGATTACATTTTAAAAAGcctattaaaataattttgtcatctTTTTCTTGTGTTATATTTTTGTCTGCTTTATCGAAAGGGAGGGTGCAAATACTACTGTTTAGATTAGGGATTTTTTTACAGTATCATTTTAACCACCGTTTTCAATAACATATCGTCctgaattctttttaaaattaaatagaaatacaATCCACATGTGCTAACAtgtaataattcttttttttttttcttgagttCTCGATCGATACTTCCTGAATGGTATGACATCCTTTACATGTACGTCTGACACCTTTTATAATATGTCTTGCAGTTCAGTGCTctagaaaataaatatatcaatcaGTCCATGATTTCAGAAATAAACGTT
The window above is part of the Mytilus edulis chromosome 6, xbMytEdul2.2, whole genome shotgun sequence genome. Proteins encoded here:
- the LOC139527609 gene encoding fatty acid-binding protein, heart-like, yielding MALVGTWKYLSAEKLEEYMQATGVPENLREVARKNQPTMEISQNGDSWTIKTIVGDKIKDSTFTIGQKFQSTSLIGQPLKCVVTMDGDKMVESQKEGGNEVIVTRSVSGDELVSTMSFGSVTATVRFKKA